Proteins encoded within one genomic window of Glycine soja cultivar W05 chromosome 1, ASM419377v2, whole genome shotgun sequence:
- the LOC114422980 gene encoding peroxidase 20 yields the protein MERMRLLLIFISILFNATTLSGVELLVHNYYKEKCPLAEDIVRHNVEVAVLKNPRLAASLLRLHFHDCFVMGCDASVLLDNVEGMTSEKLAGPNLNSLRGFEVIDKIKYLLEEECPITVSCADILAMAARDAVELRGGPRWEVLLGRKDALESSFSGANILIPAPNSSLEVLIDNFKQQGLDIEDLVTLSGSHTIGRARCLSFRQRIYDAKEEYHYGYDHYKRYTSFRRILRSICPVEGRDNKFAPLDFQTPKRFDNHYFINILEGKGLLGSDNVLISHDLDGKITEQVWAYASNEKLFFASFAKSMIKMGNINVLTGNEGEIRRNCRFVNA from the exons ATGGAGCGCATGAGACTCTTGCTCatctttatttctattttgttcAATGCTACAACTCTGAGTGGTGTTGAACTTCTTGTTCATAACTACTACAAGGAGAAGTGTCCCTTAGCCGAAGACATCGTTAGACATAACGTGGAAGTGGCAGTTTTAAAAAATCCTCGTTTGGCAGCCTCTCTACTTCGCTTACACTTCCACGATTGTTTTGTCATG GGATGCGATGCATCCGTGCTTTTGGACAACGTGGAGGGCATGACAAGTGAAAAGTTGGCTGGACCAAATCTGAACTCTTTACGTGGATTTGAGGTCATAGACAAGATAAAGTATTTGCTTGAAGAAGAATGTCCTATTACTGTTTCATGTGCTGACATCCTTGCCATGGCTGCACGTGATGCTGTTGAATTG AGAGGAGGACCAAGATGGGAAGTCTTGCTTGGAAGGAAGGATGCTCTCGAGTCAAGTTTCAGTGGAGCTAACATATTAATTCCGGCTCCAAATTCATCTTTGGAGGTTCTCATAGATAATTTTAAGCAACAAGGCCTCGACATAGAAGACTTGGTAACTCTATCtg GTAGCCATACTATAGGAAGAGCAAGATGTCTAAGCTTCAGGCAGAGGATATATGATGCAAAAGAGGAATATCACTATGGCTATGATCACTACAAACGATACACAAGTTTCAGGAGAATCTTGCGGTCCATATGCCCTGTTGAGGGAAGGGACAATAAATTTGCACCCTTGGATTTTCAAACCCCAAAAAGATTTGACAATCACTACTTCATAAACATTCTTGAAGGGAAAGGCTTGTTAGGTTCTGACAATGTTCTTATCAGCCATGACTTAGATGGAAAGATTACAGAGCAGGTGTGGGCTTATGCCTCTAATGAAAAACTTTTCTTTGCTTCATTTGCTAAATCTATGATTAAGATGGGAAACATCAATGTTCTTACAGGAAATGAGGGGGAAATTAGGAGGAATTGTAGGTTTGTCAACGCTTAG